A section of the Oncorhynchus keta strain PuntledgeMale-10-30-2019 chromosome 15, Oket_V2, whole genome shotgun sequence genome encodes:
- the mcoln3a gene encoding mucolipin-3 isoform X1 produces MDDVEPLVPQGPAEKRSPNGHCTRCPISSQRPGDSKVVEDFRRRLKYFFMNPCEKYRARGRKPWKLMLQILKIAIITFQLVSFGLSNEMMVTFKEENLMVFKHLFLKEYKDQRVDRYAVYTKTDVYDHIYYVIDRFINLQNLTVGNHAYEKIEGEYTPLTLCQEFFRKGSISPGNDTFDIDPHVDKECISVYPLEPLEDKTLSRDINFSLDFKRLLSVNIYLTLKAINLQTVRHHELPDCYAFSIIIMFDNRAHSGRIKINLENNVGINECKDWNVESTSGKNNHLLLFDSLVILACFTSLILCTRSVCKGSQLQFHYTAFFHTYFGKTVSWSERMEFVNGWYILIIVSDTLTIAGSALKIGIQTKDLTNYDVCSILLGTSTMLVWVGVIRYLGFFKKYNILILALRAAFPNVIRFSCCAGLIYLGYCFCGWIVLGPYHEKFRTLDKVTECLFSLINGDDLYSTFQKMREKRYMVWLFSRLYLYSFLSLFIYMVLSLFIALITDTYETIKQHQKDRVLVSQLKAFVAECRDQPDSGKYKIDKEPTCCCYCFG; encoded by the exons ATGGATGACGTGGAGCCCCTTGTGCCCCAGGGGCCAGCAGAGAAGAGGAGCCCAAATGGCCACTGCACCCGGTGCCCCATCTCCAGCCAGAGACCCGGTGATTCCAAAGTGGTGGAAGACTTCAGGAGGAGGCTCAAGTACTTCTTTATGAACCCCTGTGAAAAATATAGAGCCAGGGGCCGGAAACCATGGAAACTAATGTTACAGATTCTGAAAATTGCCATCATCACGTTCCAG TTGGTGTCTTTTGGATTGAGTAACGAGATGATGGTGACCTTTAAAGAGGAAAACCTGATGGTGTTTAAACACCTCTTCCTGAAAGAATATAAGGACCAACGTGTGGACAGATACGCAGTGTACACCAAAACAGATGTGTACGACCACATCTATTACGTCATCGATAGG TTTATAAACCTGCAGAACCTGACGGTAGGGAACCATGCGTATGAGAAGATAGAGGGCGAGTACACCCCTCTGACCCTTTGTCAGGAGTTCTTCAGGAAAGGCAGCATCTCCCCTGGCAACGACACCTTTGATATAGACCCACATGTAGACAAAG AATGTATTTCCGTATATCCTCTGGAGCCATTGGAGGATAAAACTTTGTCAAGAGACATTAACTTTTCTCTGGATTTTAAAAG GCTGTTGTCAGTAAACATCTACCTCACGTTGAAAGCCATCAACCTGCAGACAGTGCGCCACCACGAGCTCCCAGACTGTTATGCCTTTAGTATAATT ATAATGTTTGACAATCGTGCACACAGTGGGAGGATAAAGATTAACTTAGAAAATAATGTTGGAATCAATGAATGTAAAGACTGGAATGTTGAAAGCACTT CTGGGAAGAACAACCACCTCTTGCTGTTTGATTCCCTCGTCATCCTCGCCTGCTTTACCTCTCTCATCTTGTGCACACGCTCAGTCTGCAAAGGATCTCAGCTCCAGTTT CATTACACTGCATTCTTCCACACCTACTTTGGTAAAACTGTGTCCTGGTCTGAGCGCATGGAGTTTGTGAACGGCTGGTATATTCTGATCATCGTCAGCGATACACTGACCATCGCTGGATCCGCCCTCAAAATAGGAATACAGACTAAG GACCTTACAAACTATGATGTCTGCAGTATTTTGCTTGGGACATCCACAATGCTTGTCTGGGTTGGAGTTATCCGCTACCTGGGTTTCTTTAAGAAATATAAC ATCCTAATTCTGGCCCTACGGGCAGCGTTTCCAAATGTGATCCGCTTCTCCTGCTGCGCTGGCTTGATCTACCTGGGCTACTGTTTCTGTGGCTGGATTGTTCTGGGGCCGTATCATGAGAAA TTCCGGACCTTGGACAAGGTGACGGAGTGCCTGTTCTCTCTGATCAACGGTGATGACTTGTACTCCACTTTccagaagatgagagagaagagatacaTGGTGTGGCTGTTCAGCAGGCTCTACCtctactccttcctctctctcttcatttacATGGTGCTCAGTCTGTTCATTGCCCTCATCACAGACACATACGAGACCATCAAG caacaCCAGAAGGACAGAGTCCTGGTGTCCCAGCTGAAGGCCTTTGTGGCTGAGTGTAGAGACCAGCCTGACTCTGGGAAGTACAAGATAGACAAGGAACCcacctgctgctgctactgctttgGATAG
- the ssx2ipa gene encoding synovial sarcoma, X breakpoint 2 interacting protein a isoform X1 — translation MGDWWTTLTIEPSMENHEISSISRMMMSPSRHHNNLPTMQSSTMTLSKSSYNVLSAFCTEENVPQCTSYINQEMDSLGFSSACIEASSPEGSWGLNTVPALNMMYELLQMHRHSQRSLQEQETEQLKRSSALEHLQMTNSRLKDQLELYKREKLGLLETERQLQLKNKTLQNCLKTEKDEVQKLQSIIASRASQYSHDAKRKERESTKLKERLNQLLVDKRDKKLAIDVLNYLGRADGKRSQWKTGKVEARHEGEMYKSLLSDYEGCQRALMLENIELKKVLQQMKREMVSILSPRKFCSRGDRAEDSLERASSDREEVGDCSKETLDQSCDHARDQSCEHAREQLTNSIRQQWRRLKSHMERLDSQASLVQQSQQCAGKELVPRQIHEEEMERMRLEVQQCKDFIQTQQQLLQQQLNSPCYDDETAALLNDCYTLEDKERLKEEWRLFDEQRRNFERERHNFTDAAIRLGHEKKAFEEDRALWLKNQFLNMTSFVDRKRHSMSENPRSLSVSSEPEMRIPSTSAMLTKSRTYTAFSTPKAASAACMPSTADLYRTLCLIPDRSSSSVGSSTQGSWQESNTIHSREDTPVRSKHRHGGGDCCSIFSLGPEENSLN, via the exons ATGGGAGACTGGTGGACGACACTAACCATAGAGCCATCAATGG AAAACCATGAGATCTCCAGCATATCAAGAATGATGATGTCCCCCTCGAGGCATCATAACAACCTTCCTACAATGCAGTCCTCCACCATGACACTGTCCAAGAGTTCCTACAATGTGTTAAGTGCCTTCTGCACTGAGGAGAATGTTCCCCAGTGTACCTCATACATCAATCAG GAGATGGACTCTCTGGGTTTCTCCTCTGCCTGTATTGAGGCCAGCTCACCAGAGGGAAGCTGGGGGCTGAACACTGTGCCAGCCCTGAACATGATGTATGAGCTGCTCCAGATGCACCGCCACAGTCAGCGCAGCCTGCAGGAGCAGGAGACAGAGCAGCTGAAGAGGTCCAGTGCCCTGGAACACCTGCAGATGACCAACTCCAGACTCAAG GATCAGCTGGAGCTCTACAAAAGAGAGAAGTTAGGACTGCTTGAGACGGAGAGGCAGCTGCAACTCAAAAACAAGACTCTGCAGAATTGCCTGAAAACAGAAAAAGATGAG GTGCAGAAGCTCCAGAGCATCATCGCCAGCAGAGCCTCTCAGTACAGCCATGATGCCAAGAGGAAGGAGCGGGAGAGCACCAAGCTCAAAGAACGCCTCAACCAGCTACTGGTGGACAAGAGGGATAAGAAACTAG CAATTGATGTATTGAACTACTTGGGACGGGCTGATGGGAAGAGAAGCCAATGGAAGACTGGAAAGGTGGAGGCCAG ACATGAGGGGGAGATGTACAAGTCCCTGCTGAGTGACTACGAGGGTTGTCAGAGGGCTCTGATGCTGGAGAACATTGAGCTAAAGAAGGTGCTGCAGCAGATGAAGCGGGAGATGGTGTCCATTCTTAGTCCTAGGAAATTCTGCTCCAGAGGAGACCGTGCGGAAGACAGCCTGGAACGG GCCAGCTCGGACAGAGAGGAGGTTGGTGACTGTAGTAAGGAGACCCTGGATCAGTCATGTGATCATGCTAGGGACCAGTCCTGTGAGCACGCCCGGGAGCAGCTGACCAATAGCATccgacagcagtggaggagactGAAGAGCCACATGGAGAGACTGGACAGCCAGG CCTCCCTGGTACAGCAGAGCCAGCAGTGTGCTGGTAAAGAGCTGGTCCCCAGACagatccatgaggaggagatggagaggatgagaCTGGAGGTCCAGCAGTGTAAAGACTTCATCCAGACCCAGCAGCAACTCCTACAG cagcagCTCAACTCTCCCTGCTATGATGATGAGACTGCTGCTCTGCTGAATGACTGCTACACTCTAGAGGATAAGGAGCGTCTCAAAGAGGAGTGGAGGCTCTTTGACGAGCAGAGGAGGAActttgagagggagagacataacTTTACTGACGCTGCCATTCGCCTCGGCCATGAG AAAAAGGCTTTTGAGGAAGACCGCGCCTTGTGGCTCAAGAATCAATTCTTGAACATGACTTCGTTCGTGGACCGCAAAAGACATTCGATGTCAGAAAATCCTCGTTCCTTGTCAGTCA GTAGTGAACCAGAGATGAGGATCCCCTCCACCTCTGCCATGCTGACCAAATCCCGGACGTACACTGCGTTCTCAACGCCTAAAGCTGCCTCTGCTGCTTGCATGCCCTCCACAGCTGATCTCTACCGTACATTATGCCTCATACCAGACAGGAG CTCCTCTTCTGTAGGCAGTTCAACACAAGGGAGCTGGCAGGAGTCCAACACCATCCACAGTAGAGAAGATACTCCGGTCAGGTCAAAGCACAGACATGGAGGTGGAGACTGCTGCAGTATCTTCTCTTTAGGGCCAGAGGAAAACAGCCTCAACTGA
- the mcoln3a gene encoding mucolipin-3 isoform X3 has protein sequence MDDVEPLVPQGPAEKRSPNGHCTRCPISSQRPGDSKVVEDFRRRLKYFFMNPCEKYRARGRKPWKLMLQILKIAIITFQLVSFGLSNEMMVTFKEENLMVFKHLFLKEYKDQRVDRYAVYTKTDVYDHIYYVIDRFINLQNLTVGNHAYEKIEGEYTPLTLCQEFFRKGSISPGNDTFDIDPHVDKAGKNNHLLLFDSLVILACFTSLILCTRSVCKGSQLQFHYTAFFHTYFGKTVSWSERMEFVNGWYILIIVSDTLTIAGSALKIGIQTKDLTNYDVCSILLGTSTMLVWVGVIRYLGFFKKYNILILALRAAFPNVIRFSCCAGLIYLGYCFCGWIVLGPYHEKFRTLDKVTECLFSLINGDDLYSTFQKMREKRYMVWLFSRLYLYSFLSLFIYMVLSLFIALITDTYETIKQHQKDRVLVSQLKAFVAECRDQPDSGKYKIDKEPTCCCYCFG, from the exons ATGGATGACGTGGAGCCCCTTGTGCCCCAGGGGCCAGCAGAGAAGAGGAGCCCAAATGGCCACTGCACCCGGTGCCCCATCTCCAGCCAGAGACCCGGTGATTCCAAAGTGGTGGAAGACTTCAGGAGGAGGCTCAAGTACTTCTTTATGAACCCCTGTGAAAAATATAGAGCCAGGGGCCGGAAACCATGGAAACTAATGTTACAGATTCTGAAAATTGCCATCATCACGTTCCAG TTGGTGTCTTTTGGATTGAGTAACGAGATGATGGTGACCTTTAAAGAGGAAAACCTGATGGTGTTTAAACACCTCTTCCTGAAAGAATATAAGGACCAACGTGTGGACAGATACGCAGTGTACACCAAAACAGATGTGTACGACCACATCTATTACGTCATCGATAGG TTTATAAACCTGCAGAACCTGACGGTAGGGAACCATGCGTATGAGAAGATAGAGGGCGAGTACACCCCTCTGACCCTTTGTCAGGAGTTCTTCAGGAAAGGCAGCATCTCCCCTGGCAACGACACCTTTGATATAGACCCACATGTAGACAAAG CTGGGAAGAACAACCACCTCTTGCTGTTTGATTCCCTCGTCATCCTCGCCTGCTTTACCTCTCTCATCTTGTGCACACGCTCAGTCTGCAAAGGATCTCAGCTCCAGTTT CATTACACTGCATTCTTCCACACCTACTTTGGTAAAACTGTGTCCTGGTCTGAGCGCATGGAGTTTGTGAACGGCTGGTATATTCTGATCATCGTCAGCGATACACTGACCATCGCTGGATCCGCCCTCAAAATAGGAATACAGACTAAG GACCTTACAAACTATGATGTCTGCAGTATTTTGCTTGGGACATCCACAATGCTTGTCTGGGTTGGAGTTATCCGCTACCTGGGTTTCTTTAAGAAATATAAC ATCCTAATTCTGGCCCTACGGGCAGCGTTTCCAAATGTGATCCGCTTCTCCTGCTGCGCTGGCTTGATCTACCTGGGCTACTGTTTCTGTGGCTGGATTGTTCTGGGGCCGTATCATGAGAAA TTCCGGACCTTGGACAAGGTGACGGAGTGCCTGTTCTCTCTGATCAACGGTGATGACTTGTACTCCACTTTccagaagatgagagagaagagatacaTGGTGTGGCTGTTCAGCAGGCTCTACCtctactccttcctctctctcttcatttacATGGTGCTCAGTCTGTTCATTGCCCTCATCACAGACACATACGAGACCATCAAG caacaCCAGAAGGACAGAGTCCTGGTGTCCCAGCTGAAGGCCTTTGTGGCTGAGTGTAGAGACCAGCCTGACTCTGGGAAGTACAAGATAGACAAGGAACCcacctgctgctgctactgctttgGATAG
- the mcoln3a gene encoding mucolipin-3 isoform X2 encodes MDDVEPLVPQGPAEKRSPNGHCTRCPISSQRPGDSKVVEDFRRRLKYFFMNPCEKYRARGRKPWKLMLQILKIAIITFQLVSFGLSNEMMVTFKEENLMVFKHLFLKEYKDQRVDRYAVYTKTDVYDHIYYVIDRFINLQNLTVGNHAYEKIEGEYTPLTLCQEFFRKGSISPGNDTFDIDPHVDKECISVYPLEPLEDKTLSRDINFSLDFKRLLSVNIYLTLKAINLQTVRHHELPDCYAFSIIIMFDNRAHSGRIKINLENNVGINECKDWNVESTSGKNNHLLLFDSLVILACFTSLILCTRSVCKGSQLQFHYTAFFHTYFGKTVSWSERMEFVNGWYILIIVSDTLTIAGSALKIGIQTKDLTNYDVCSILLGTSTMLVWVGVIRYLGFFKKYNILILALRAAFPNVIRFSCCAGLIYLGYCFCGWIVLGPYHEKFRTLDKVTECLFSLINGDDLYSTFQKMREKRYMVWLFSRLYLYSFLSLFIYMVLSLFIALITDTYETIKVSF; translated from the exons ATGGATGACGTGGAGCCCCTTGTGCCCCAGGGGCCAGCAGAGAAGAGGAGCCCAAATGGCCACTGCACCCGGTGCCCCATCTCCAGCCAGAGACCCGGTGATTCCAAAGTGGTGGAAGACTTCAGGAGGAGGCTCAAGTACTTCTTTATGAACCCCTGTGAAAAATATAGAGCCAGGGGCCGGAAACCATGGAAACTAATGTTACAGATTCTGAAAATTGCCATCATCACGTTCCAG TTGGTGTCTTTTGGATTGAGTAACGAGATGATGGTGACCTTTAAAGAGGAAAACCTGATGGTGTTTAAACACCTCTTCCTGAAAGAATATAAGGACCAACGTGTGGACAGATACGCAGTGTACACCAAAACAGATGTGTACGACCACATCTATTACGTCATCGATAGG TTTATAAACCTGCAGAACCTGACGGTAGGGAACCATGCGTATGAGAAGATAGAGGGCGAGTACACCCCTCTGACCCTTTGTCAGGAGTTCTTCAGGAAAGGCAGCATCTCCCCTGGCAACGACACCTTTGATATAGACCCACATGTAGACAAAG AATGTATTTCCGTATATCCTCTGGAGCCATTGGAGGATAAAACTTTGTCAAGAGACATTAACTTTTCTCTGGATTTTAAAAG GCTGTTGTCAGTAAACATCTACCTCACGTTGAAAGCCATCAACCTGCAGACAGTGCGCCACCACGAGCTCCCAGACTGTTATGCCTTTAGTATAATT ATAATGTTTGACAATCGTGCACACAGTGGGAGGATAAAGATTAACTTAGAAAATAATGTTGGAATCAATGAATGTAAAGACTGGAATGTTGAAAGCACTT CTGGGAAGAACAACCACCTCTTGCTGTTTGATTCCCTCGTCATCCTCGCCTGCTTTACCTCTCTCATCTTGTGCACACGCTCAGTCTGCAAAGGATCTCAGCTCCAGTTT CATTACACTGCATTCTTCCACACCTACTTTGGTAAAACTGTGTCCTGGTCTGAGCGCATGGAGTTTGTGAACGGCTGGTATATTCTGATCATCGTCAGCGATACACTGACCATCGCTGGATCCGCCCTCAAAATAGGAATACAGACTAAG GACCTTACAAACTATGATGTCTGCAGTATTTTGCTTGGGACATCCACAATGCTTGTCTGGGTTGGAGTTATCCGCTACCTGGGTTTCTTTAAGAAATATAAC ATCCTAATTCTGGCCCTACGGGCAGCGTTTCCAAATGTGATCCGCTTCTCCTGCTGCGCTGGCTTGATCTACCTGGGCTACTGTTTCTGTGGCTGGATTGTTCTGGGGCCGTATCATGAGAAA TTCCGGACCTTGGACAAGGTGACGGAGTGCCTGTTCTCTCTGATCAACGGTGATGACTTGTACTCCACTTTccagaagatgagagagaagagatacaTGGTGTGGCTGTTCAGCAGGCTCTACCtctactccttcctctctctcttcatttacATGGTGCTCAGTCTGTTCATTGCCCTCATCACAGACACATACGAGACCATCAAGGTCAGCTTTTGA
- the ssx2ipa gene encoding synovial sarcoma, X breakpoint 2 interacting protein a isoform X2: MGDWWTTLTIEPSMENHEISSISRMMMSPSRHHNNLPTMQSSTMTLSKSSYNVLSAFCTEENVPQCTSYINQEMDSLGFSSACIEASSPEGSWGLNTVPALNMMYELLQMHRHSQRSLQEQETEQLKRSSALEHLQMTNSRLKDQLELYKREKLGLLETERQLQLKNKTLQNCLKTEKDEVQKLQSIIASRASQYSHDAKRKERESTKLKERLNQLLVDKRDKKLAIDVLNYLGRADGKRSQWKTGKVEARHEGEMYKSLLSDYEGCQRALMLENIELKKVLQQMKREMVSILSPRKFCSRGDRAEDSLERASSDREEVGDCSKETLDQSCDHARDQSCEHAREQLTNSIRQQWRRLKSHMERLDSQASLVQQSQQCAGKELVPRQIHEEEMERMRLEVQQCKDFIQTQQQLLQQLNSPCYDDETAALLNDCYTLEDKERLKEEWRLFDEQRRNFERERHNFTDAAIRLGHEKKAFEEDRALWLKNQFLNMTSFVDRKRHSMSENPRSLSVSSEPEMRIPSTSAMLTKSRTYTAFSTPKAASAACMPSTADLYRTLCLIPDRSSSSVGSSTQGSWQESNTIHSREDTPVRSKHRHGGGDCCSIFSLGPEENSLN; the protein is encoded by the exons ATGGGAGACTGGTGGACGACACTAACCATAGAGCCATCAATGG AAAACCATGAGATCTCCAGCATATCAAGAATGATGATGTCCCCCTCGAGGCATCATAACAACCTTCCTACAATGCAGTCCTCCACCATGACACTGTCCAAGAGTTCCTACAATGTGTTAAGTGCCTTCTGCACTGAGGAGAATGTTCCCCAGTGTACCTCATACATCAATCAG GAGATGGACTCTCTGGGTTTCTCCTCTGCCTGTATTGAGGCCAGCTCACCAGAGGGAAGCTGGGGGCTGAACACTGTGCCAGCCCTGAACATGATGTATGAGCTGCTCCAGATGCACCGCCACAGTCAGCGCAGCCTGCAGGAGCAGGAGACAGAGCAGCTGAAGAGGTCCAGTGCCCTGGAACACCTGCAGATGACCAACTCCAGACTCAAG GATCAGCTGGAGCTCTACAAAAGAGAGAAGTTAGGACTGCTTGAGACGGAGAGGCAGCTGCAACTCAAAAACAAGACTCTGCAGAATTGCCTGAAAACAGAAAAAGATGAG GTGCAGAAGCTCCAGAGCATCATCGCCAGCAGAGCCTCTCAGTACAGCCATGATGCCAAGAGGAAGGAGCGGGAGAGCACCAAGCTCAAAGAACGCCTCAACCAGCTACTGGTGGACAAGAGGGATAAGAAACTAG CAATTGATGTATTGAACTACTTGGGACGGGCTGATGGGAAGAGAAGCCAATGGAAGACTGGAAAGGTGGAGGCCAG ACATGAGGGGGAGATGTACAAGTCCCTGCTGAGTGACTACGAGGGTTGTCAGAGGGCTCTGATGCTGGAGAACATTGAGCTAAAGAAGGTGCTGCAGCAGATGAAGCGGGAGATGGTGTCCATTCTTAGTCCTAGGAAATTCTGCTCCAGAGGAGACCGTGCGGAAGACAGCCTGGAACGG GCCAGCTCGGACAGAGAGGAGGTTGGTGACTGTAGTAAGGAGACCCTGGATCAGTCATGTGATCATGCTAGGGACCAGTCCTGTGAGCACGCCCGGGAGCAGCTGACCAATAGCATccgacagcagtggaggagactGAAGAGCCACATGGAGAGACTGGACAGCCAGG CCTCCCTGGTACAGCAGAGCCAGCAGTGTGCTGGTAAAGAGCTGGTCCCCAGACagatccatgaggaggagatggagaggatgagaCTGGAGGTCCAGCAGTGTAAAGACTTCATCCAGACCCAGCAGCAACTCCTACAG cagCTCAACTCTCCCTGCTATGATGATGAGACTGCTGCTCTGCTGAATGACTGCTACACTCTAGAGGATAAGGAGCGTCTCAAAGAGGAGTGGAGGCTCTTTGACGAGCAGAGGAGGAActttgagagggagagacataacTTTACTGACGCTGCCATTCGCCTCGGCCATGAG AAAAAGGCTTTTGAGGAAGACCGCGCCTTGTGGCTCAAGAATCAATTCTTGAACATGACTTCGTTCGTGGACCGCAAAAGACATTCGATGTCAGAAAATCCTCGTTCCTTGTCAGTCA GTAGTGAACCAGAGATGAGGATCCCCTCCACCTCTGCCATGCTGACCAAATCCCGGACGTACACTGCGTTCTCAACGCCTAAAGCTGCCTCTGCTGCTTGCATGCCCTCCACAGCTGATCTCTACCGTACATTATGCCTCATACCAGACAGGAG CTCCTCTTCTGTAGGCAGTTCAACACAAGGGAGCTGGCAGGAGTCCAACACCATCCACAGTAGAGAAGATACTCCGGTCAGGTCAAAGCACAGACATGGAGGTGGAGACTGCTGCAGTATCTTCTCTTTAGGGCCAGAGGAAAACAGCCTCAACTGA